CCTGTGCCAATGGGTCCACTGCAGCAGAGAGGGGGTCAGTGCGTACGCTGCCACCCCAAAATGGGGCACCAAAATggggcacacagggacatgggggcTTAGAGTCACCTGGGTTGCCAGCAGAGCTGTAGATGGTCTCCCTGGGGACACCCTTGACTGCCCAGTCCCCATCGACAAAGAAGCGGTGGCCCAAGGGGTGGCAGAGCCACTGCATGGCAGGGGGCACGGCCCCACCATGGGACAGGGCCACACGCCGGGCACTGCAGAGGAAGGGGcgctgcagggagagcagggggtCAGGGGGCACTTGAGACCCCAATCCCAGAGGCCACAGGGGACCCCCCGCTGCCCTGCACTCACCGCCAAGAAGTGGAAGCAGCGGTGCAGGCTGGCCTTgatctgcagggcagctgccacGTAGATCTCAGCCAGTGCTCCCACAGAGATGGCATCACCGGCACACTCGGCCAGGTTgacagcactcagtgccagatTGATGGCCAGCAGGTGCCCCCCAGCCTGCTTGCCTGTGGGAATGGGAGCAGGAGgctcagggatggggctgggggactCCGAGGAGATGCAGGGCACAGAGGTCCCATCCCTCAGCCCACCCCACAGTGTGGGGCCGTACCGGCGAGGTGGAGCTGGTGCAGGCGGTGGTAAGCCATGGCAGCATCGTGGGCGCTCTGGCGGACatgggcagggggtggagggTCCCGGCGCAGCCCCCCGGCACAGGCAGCCAGCCAGCGGCCCACCCAGAGGCGCTGGAGCAGGTGGCGCAGGAGGGTCCAGAGCAGGCTGCAGGCCAGGTCCCCATGGGATGCCGGCAGTGGCCGCCCCAGCGCCCCGAGCGCCGTCCGCAGGTGCTGGGCCCCCTGCGCAAAGTCTCCCTGTGGTACCGGAGACAGAGTGTCaggtgggcagggctgaggggacagggcacAAGTGGGACAGGGGACAGCATGTAAGGTGGGACTCACACGGTCGAGGTCAAGGTCAGCCTGCCGGCGGTGCCGCCAGAAGAGGATGGAGGGCTCGGAGTGGGGGCGGGTGACAGGCTCCCCGCAGACAAAGAGCCGCACTCCCGCCCCCAGCACCAGTGCCGTGTTCAGTGCCCAGAAGGCCAGCGTGGGCCACAGCCACTGTGACCACCCCCATGGCTCCTCTGTGCAGAAAGAGGGTCAGAGGGTCAGCACCACCCTGTcagtgctgccctgtgcccactccaGGGTCTCCATCCCAGTAGCTTTCACGTTATGCCCACCCAAAGAGCATCCACCCAATAGTGTCCAACTCAACTACAGCCTCTGCCCCACGCCCACCCCCGGTTCACCATTCTGGTGGTCTTCACCCCATGACCACTCCAACAGCCTCCACCCAATGGcctccaccctgtgcccactccAACAGCCCCCATCCCTATATCCCCCACCCCAAGAGCTCCCACACCAGAGCTTACCCACAGTCACAGATTCAGCCATGATGCTCCTGCCAGGGCCAGTGGTGTCTGGGCTCACCAGAGGGCCTGGGGAGTTAGAGCCCCGGAGGAGGGAGGCCAGGGGGTtgaaggagaggcagaggaagacAAAGGTGCAGAGAGCCATGCGGGAGCGGTCCAGCATTCCCTGGCTGCTGGGCGAGGGTGGTGGGCACTTCTGCTTCACCTgagtgggcagagctgctgtgagccCCAGGCATGGGCATGGATGCGAGCAGAGGCATGGGATACAGGGCAGGGGATGTAGGGCTCCAGTCTGGGTGAGGAGCAGCCAGGGCTCTCAGCTCCTTTCCTCATCTGCCACACTTTGCCCTTGGCACTCCTGGTGTGAAGCAGCAGATCCCCTGTCCCGCTCAAAGCAGGGGGACGCCCCCACAGTTCCCCCTCACCTTGCCATGGTCACAGAGGGGGCTGTCAGGCTCTGAGtcgctgctgctgttgctgctgccctCGATGAGGGAGAGTGGGCTTCTGTGGGACGGTGAGCCCATGTCTGAGGGTGGTGGCGTCAGCACCTCCATCACCTCCGTCTTCACCACCTCCATGGGGGCCTCTGCCTTGGTCACCCCACTGCAGTACCTCCCCAGGTCCTTCAAAGGCTCTGTGGCAAGCAGAGTAAGCTgaggggtgctggggggcacgGAGCTGAGCCCCTCACTCCAAGACCTGCCCATCCACTTACGGTTCTTCTGCATAGCCATCTTCAGGGCGAGGTTCTCCTGCTTCAGCTTCTGgttgctctgctgcaggaagcGGATGTACTCAATGGCCTTCCTCAGGATTGCCGACTTGTTGAGCTGCCAGTGGGCACAGACGGCTCAGACCAaatgcagggcacagcccccccatttcctgcccctgccccactgccccccgGCTCCCACCTTAGCCCCGGTGCCCACCACCAGGTCCTTGAGCTCCACAATCTTGTCGTTGATGGAGGATCGGTAGCGCTTCTCGATGGCGTTGTGGGCCGTGCGTTTCTCGCCCCGGCTCTGCACCAGCGCCGCCTTCCCGCTGGGTGCCAGACGGTTGATGGGCAGCTTATCCGCATCCACCACCAGCGGGACCGTGGTCAGGATGGCCCCTCCGCTCAACAGCGCCTGCAGGGATGTGGGGTGGGGTCAGCAGGGTCCTGGAGCATccccccagctcagagctcctggCGATGGGGACCTACCGGCACCTGGAGCGAGGTGGCAGAGCCGCTGGCACTGGTGGCCAGGGAGGCGATGGTGGAGGTCTTGGCATTGCCAGCATCCGTCTTGACGGCCGTCAGCAGAAGGGAGTCAGCCTTGATGAAAGGGGAATGCAGAAGAacctgcagggcagagggggtcagtggggctgtgggggtcACTGGGATACCCCACCCCTGTCCCGGGGCTTACCGGCACTGACTGGATCTGAGGAGAGACGGACTGGGTGGTGGGGGCAGCGggggtgaggagctgctggggtgCCACACTCTGCACAGGGCCAGGCAGTGCCACgggctggctgggctgtggggtgggcagggggctgggcagggtctgCTCTGCACTCCCGGGCTGCATAGCTGGGCATGGAGCAGAGAATAGTGTTAACAGGCCTCTCCCTTGACACCAGCCCACAACGCTCAGCCCCGCCATGCAGGGACACATCTCTCGTCCAGCAGGACCCTCCACTGCAACAACCTCCACCAGGGAGCCCCAATCCCCCCCTGCACCCCTAAATTCTCACCAGAGAAGCCGTGCTGGTTCTGGTAGCCCACCAAGGGCTGGGGAGTGAAGGTGCTGGAGGACGCAGGAATGAAGCTGGGGGCCAACATCACaccgggctggggctggggctggggctgggcttgGCTGCTGGGCACGGCCGACAGCTCCTCCTTGACACCCAGGGCTGGCGCCGGcaggagcggggccgggggctgcggggggaAGGCTGTCATCCCGGCGGGCCCCGCGTAGGCGCTGCCCGTGGGGTTGGCAGGGGGAGGCTTGCTGGGATCCAGGTAGGTGTTGAGGGTGCCTGGGGTGGAGGGGAGCCCCGGGGGCACGGCGCTGTCGGGGGCACCGAACGGCGAATCAAACAGCCCCGAGAAGTCATTGTCCGGCGTGTTGATCAGCTGCAGCACGTCTGCAAAACACACACCCCTCCGGACCGTCAGAGGCTGTCCCGCACCTCCCACGGGGAGCCCATGCCGACGCCACAACTCAGCATTTTAGGGGTGGATCCCCACAATTCAGCTGCAAAATTCCCTGAGAGTCCAAGTATCCGTCGCAGCCTTCAGGCCACTCTGCCagtggggaaactgaggaaTGGCGCTCAAAAGGGGAATGCCACAGTCTGGCCATCAGGAATCAGGGCTTTCCAGTCCTGTCTGGGGTGGCTCTCTGCCTGTCTCTGAGGTTAAGGGGGGCTTGTGCCAGTTCATTTATTTATCCTGTACTGGGAAACCCAACAATCCCCAAATCAGCCCCAGCATCAAGGGGAGGGGGTGCTCGGGCTGTGACAGGGAGTGACACCCCCTGAATGTGCCAGACCCCCGTGCCAGGCATGATTTGATCTCAACAACCTTCAGGAGAACAGCTGGGCAAGTGCAGGGTTAAAACAGCCTCGGGCGGGTTCTGTCCCGTTCAACAGGACCTGTTGTGTCCCCACAGACACACCCCAACACCCACACATCGCCCAACACCCACACATCACCCAGACACCTGCATCACACTGCCCTGACATTCACACATCGGGGTCTGCAGAGAAACCCTCTCTGAGGTGTCCTGGGATGCTCCCACCAAAGTCCACAGGGATGCCCCATCCTGGCGCACGCCCTCGGGGGCACACAGACTCCGGGATGCCCCCACCCCAACACAGGTGCAGCCCCCAAGACAAACAGACCCTCAGGATGTCCCCTCCTTGGTACCCCCATGGCACCCCTTCACGCACACACCTCCGGGATGCCCCCACCGAGCCACACAGCCCCCGGACACCCCGCTCATGGGGTGCAGCACCCCGAGAGGGGCCACGGCGGTGACCCCGCCAGGCGGGCAGGAGGCGGCTGGCGAGGCGGGGGTACCTTCGAAGGTGCGCTCCATGCAGGTGGCGGCACGGGGGTCCCCAGGAGGAGGCTGCGGCCCCCGCTCAGCCCCGTGCCCGGCAGCGACGAGGCACCGGGATATTTTAAAGCCATGTTCTCGCCTCCTCCCCGGCGCCCTCCCCGCGCTGCCCGCGCCAGGGCTGGAGCGCAGCCGGCGATGGGGTGATGCGACTCCGCCAATCGCCGCCTGAGCGCCCGCCGGCCGCCCCCGGACAACCCCCGCCGCCCAAGGTGAGCCCAGCTCCGGGTTACTCCCGGGCACCCGCCGCAACCCGCCCGCGGTTACTTGGAGTCACACTCCGTTAACCCCTTCGCCCCGCGCCCCATCGCTCCCCGCATCCCCCAGCCCGTGTGACTCTCCTCACTCATTGCCCAGGAGTCATCCCGCAACAATCAGGTGCTCTGTTTCCCTCCCTAAACATTCCAGCTTTCGGCGCCTCATTTTGCACAGGTGGGTGTCCTTCTAGGGGACCTCCCAGCCtcaccccttccctgcctgtccccactCAAGAGGTGCCCAAAGCTCCTCCGTAGTCCAGAGCAAAGTCTGGGGTTGCAGAGAGGGGGTGCTCCCTCCTGGGCTCgcttcctgctgcccagcctggaggtGGGCACGGCTGTCCCAGCCTCTTGGCACCTACCAGGTATTTCTATCCTGCGGGACCTGCTGCCACCCACACCATCAGCATGACATGGGCACCCACATCCCTGGGTAAGCATCCCACATCACCTCCCggtgggcacagggatgagGGACAACTGTGACCATCCAGGGACTGACGAGAAACCCATTCTGAGAAAACTGTGGGGCACGAGGTGGCCCAACTGGCCACAATACAAAGGAGTGCGGCAAAACCCCAGGGTGGGAAAACCTCATCCCATACGGCACcactcagccctggcacagctcctgcttccctgcCCACGCCAAAACCTTGCTGAGAGAAGCAGGTGGCACCTGGATCTGCTTTGATCCACCCTGACTGCCACTGGGATGAGCCTCCAGACCTGGGATGCTGCCTTTATCCCAGATCCTGGAGGagagacccccagggatcaCCCAGTGGGGCAGGTATCAGAGAGCTTGGCAGGCCCTGTGCCCGCCTCACCGCGTGCTCCACCGGCTGTGCCGGATCGCGCGGACCTGCAGGGCTGGTGGAGCATGTGGTGAGGTGGCCACGgagcctgcccagggctgggctcccCAACTTTTTGGGATTCCCAATTTTTTGCTAGAGCCATGGAACCACTGAATTCAGCACATGtgagcccctcagtgccactgGAGGGGCGTGAAGTGGGTCCCCTCCTGGAATGGGTCTCCTTGGAGTTTCCCCATCCCGCGGACCCCCAAGCCGGGAGGGGAggtgggtgctggtgggtgccCGCCCCAGGGCCGGCGCAGAGCCCCCCCATCTCAGCCCATGCCGGTTGGATGGGTTGGAGGAACCCAGGCGCCCTGGAGGGAACGACCGAGAGTAACCCCGACGGTGACGTCACGGGGGGGCGGGGCTACCGCAGACACGATGCTGTGACTGAGAAAACGGCGGGGGGGAAAATCGGGGCTGTCCCGGTATCGGCACCTCCAGCCCGGGGGTCCCGGTGTTCTGTGTCCTCCCATCCCGAGCCCCCCGCTATGGACCGGTCCCCAGTAACGGAGCCAGACCGATCTTGCACCGACTCCGCTCTCCAGCAGCTCGGTGTCCCCCCTCCCCGCGCCGGGCCCAGCACCGACACCGGACCGCCGGCCATTCACCGAGTTCCGCTTATGCACCAACCCCGCTGACCCGGTCCTGTCCTTGCATGAAGTTCCCTGACCGTGCACCGAGCCTGGACTCCGCAGCCATGCACCGAGCGCGGGCCCGACCATGCACCGACTCCCGGTTATAGCCCCAGCGTGGTCCCGACCATGCACCGAGCCTAATTATACCCCCAGCGTGGTCCTGACCATGCACCGAGCCTGATTATACCCCCAGCGTGGTCCTGACCATGCACCGAGCCTGATTATATCCCCAGCGTGGTCCCAGTTGTGCCCCAGCCCCGGTTATCGCCACAGCCATGTCCCGAGCGCGCACCGAGCCCCGGTACCCCATCGTGCCCACCTCCCGTCCATGCACCGAGCCTGGTTATCCCCCAGCCCGGTCCCGCTCATGCACCAACCCCCAGTACTGCACCATGCCCAGCCCCCCGGCCGTGCACCGAGCCCCGGTTATCCCCCAGCCCGGTCCCGGTCGTGTCACCAGCCCCGGGCATGCCCcaccccggccccgccgggacGCACCGTCGATGTCGCTGAGCAGGGCCGTGTCGATGTCGCTGGCCAAGGAGAGGCCGAGGGACGGTGCCAGCCCCTCCAGGGCCGCGTCGTCGAATGCGAGAGCGCTCATCCCGGCGGCTCCGGTGGCTCCCGGCGGCTCCGGGAGGCTCGGACGGCTctcggggcggcggggccgcccgcCCCTCCCGGGCCGCGCTGGCCCCGGCACAGGCACCAAGGGGACGAGCACCAAGTTGCTCCCGTGTACcgtgcccagagctgccaccgGGCGGGGAAGGCGGCGGGGATGGATGGAGGCGGGTCCGCCGCCGcgtcccgccccgccccgcctccccgcgccgccccgccgCACAGGGACCCCCGAGGCACCGAGCGGGATCCGAGCGGGCACCGGAGAGGGCCAGGTTGCAgcccctgagcagggcagagtCCTCTGAGGATGTCACCAACGCCTGGAGATGTCACCGACCCCTGGGAATGGGCACCGAGCCCTGGGAAAGTCACCGATCTCTGGGAATGGGCACCGAGCCCTGGGAACTGATGCTGAGCCCTGGAAAAGTCATCGACCCCTTGGGACGTCACCgagccctggggacaggcacacacctctggggacagggaccAAATCCCTGGGCTGGGTTCTAAATACCTGGGCTGGGCATTAAATCGACCTCAGCTCCACATGTGGCACGCtgagagcaggcaggagggctggcaTGGGCAAGAGGTGGTGGCCATGGCTGCAGAAGCCTGAGCACCTCATGGAGTCCATGCGCTGTGGTGATATTGGGCAATCATATCACCTCTCAGAGGTCCTGTGGCTCTCAGGCTGTGAGCAGCTGCCTTCTCTATCCCAGCTCCAGGGTTTGGAGCATGTCCCAGCTCCACCGGCTGACCATAGCACGGCCCAGGGTGGGAGAAGCTCCCATGCCCTTGGTTAGGGACACACCAATGCTGCCCTGTGAGCCTCAGGTGGGCCACACACCCTCCCCAATGCCATCAGTTGTGGGATCCAGGAAGAACACTGGTGCCATTGGGATCAGCACCATGGCTGCCCATGGGTGCTGGGCCTCAGTGTGGGAGTCTTGCACCAGGGCAATGCCAtgccctgtgtcctgcagtgcTCCATGGTTTGTCCTACTGCCAGGATTCATTTAGGGAACAAAATACGCTGCATTATCACCTCTGTGAAAGTTTGCCCTCTCCTCTTCCATGCTGCCAAGCACAATTTGAGGCTACCTGGGAATTCATTAAGCCTGGCTGCACCTTAAAACCACCCCCCAGCCTCACTGGCTCCCACATGGCAGCTCAGCAGGCAACCCTCTGCAATATGGGGATCCtctgcatggcacagggcatgTCAGTGCCACACAGGACTCACTGGGGACTCCAAAGAGCAccctgtgtgtgtatgtggtggcagcagagctggcagtgcacagccctgcaggtcCCCTCTGCACCCTCACCCCCAGTCCAGCCTCCTCAATCCAGGGACATTGACCTGTgcctgagctggggctgagcccagggAGTCCTGGCTCAGCTttgcactggcagcaggggcagtgccacccacaTGCAGGGCACCAGCAGCCACTTGGACATCCCTCACCCATGGCAAACACTACTGTGGAAAAACCCTTGGGAGATCCATGACCTGCCATGTGGTGTTCAGGGGGCCATGTGCttctcacttctttttattGGGGTCACCAGGTAGAATCCAGGCTCTGTGGGGGTGGGATTTCCCTTTCCGTGCAGCAGCCccatgtgctgcaggaggagaaggcagatttccagggctggggagatgGATGTGCCGTGGCCCCTGTGGATTTAGAGGAGGTTCATGTGAGCGTGGGGGTCACAGACCTTTAATAACCCACACAAGATCTGGGGCACAGCCTTCCCCGTGGGATATGGAGGGGGAAAGCCCCACAAATAAACACAGAGGAGGGAAATCACACTCATAAATATGGAGGAGGAAATCTCACGCATAAATACGGCTCAATTTTTGCATAAGCTGCACATGAGGTTGGATTTTGCCAGGATCCCTtccccgatcccgatcccgatgGTCTGTGCACTCCGGGGACCCATAGGTGATACCTCCCCTGTTCCAGGGGGGACCACAGCAACCAGCAGCACCCTCCGCGCACCGGGGAAGGAGGAAGCAGCGCAGCGTCCCGGCCAAGTTTGGGGGTGATGAATGACACGCGGGGCGGAGCTCCCGGGGGTGCGCTGGGTTGCGGAGTAGGGAAAACCCCGCCCGTAGGACCAGGGCCACGCAGCCAATAAGCGCAGCAGCCCGGAGTGGAGTGATTCTACATCACGGCTCAGGACCCGCGATTACATCATGTCGATCCTGCGGGGACGGCGGTCGGGCCACGTGGTCGCTCCGGAGTCACTGAGACATTTTCCTGAGCGCAGGCTGGGAGGAAACCGCAGGGATGACAGAAAACAAATCGGCCCGGGATGGTTGGGCTCTGGCCACCGAGCCGGCCGGGCAGGCTCATGCGGCTCCATGGATCTCACCAGTGGCGTGGAGCATCGCCCCGAGCGCCTCCGGCGGCGGCGACAGCTCCGGGACTTGCCGTGCCTGAATGTGGCAGCCCCAGGCATCCTGCATGGAGCATCCCACATCGTGTCGCCCCCTCGCTCAGCCAGGTGGGCTCCCTCAGAGTGAGCCCCCGAATGTTTCCCACGTCCCAGCACACCTTAAACCTGCGCTGAAAGCAGCAGGACGTGCTCCCAGCTTGTGGCATCCCGCCTGCTCCCGGGGTGGTTTTGCTAAGGCAGAGCGTGGCATTAATCATTAATTTGTGTTGCAAACAGATTTAAAGCCTCTTCTCTCCTTCACTGCCTGTAACTCTGCTTTGCAAACTGCCCCTTCCCAAGCCATGGCTTGGGAAAACAGACAGAATTGGTGTCAATCCAGTGTAGCCCTCGCTCCAGGTTTATTTAACCCCAGGTGAAATGGGGAAAGGCAAGTGCATGTGTGGTCATTTCCCATTTGAACTGGAATCCAAACCTGCTGTCCAGAGCCCAAAAGCGGTGACACCCTGCCCAAGGTTCTGCCCATACAGGGATTGGTGCCATGTGCTCTGCTAGTGGAAGAAGCCCCCAGCCCACGCTGGGAGCTTGCACAGACTTTGCAGGAGCAGGTCTGGAGATGAGAAGCTCACTAGGGGTTCACAAACCTGGGGAATCTCTGCTCGGTTTGAGGAGTTTGATGACCAGTGGCTGGGGGTGCACACATGGGAAAAGCAAATCCCCACATGCTGCTTGTCCTGCTCCTACACCCTTTGCACCCACTTTGGCCCCTGTTGGAGGCAGAATTTGCAGTTAGAGGGATCTTTGCCTCATGCATTTAcctgtggggctgcagaggaCAGTGTGATGCAGCTCCCCAGAAGGTGCAGCCCCTCGGTCCAGCAGactcccctcccacagccctcacagcacagcactggacATTTCTGACCCGGTGCTTATTGTGCAATTTCTGCCCTCtcaggggagctgcagcaggtccACACCTTTCCCAACAGATCAGCGCAGGAAACACCCCGAATGTATCCAACAGAAAAGCAGGCACATGATCAGTGCGGGGTAAAcaagctggggcagggctggtttAATGCTAATATGAAGCTACAGGGAAAGGAAACCCATCTTTCCAGCTGGACCCCTTCCCCAAGTGTAAACCATCAGCTTGGATCTCCATGGGCAGAATGGAGGGCACCATTCTGACAAACTGGCTTGGCTTTGGCCAATGACACTTCTCCAGGGTTCCTGAGCTGATGCTCTTCCTTATCCTCTGCCAATCAAAACCACCATCATAATGGAGATGTTGGAACAAATTCCTGGCTGATGAGTCAGGAAAGTGGCCCTTGGATGGGCTGGGAACATCACCCTCGTGCAGTGCACAACAGCTCCTGACCCGTTCCTTTTTAGGTCACCAAGGCTGGTGATCAGCAATTGTCCTCCAAGGACCACTGGGCAAACCCTGCAAGGTGGGCTGGTGTCCCACCAAGCACCCAGCTTGTCACCCATGTGCCTGCCTGTTGTCAGCCTCAAAAGATGTGCCAAAATTTCGTGGGCAATGAATTTACCAGCAGTGgcaacacagcactgcacacagcATGACCCACAAAGAGCATCTGCTGGGGACAACCCTTCTCCCAGTGGGAATACCCAGCTTCTGTCACCTGGAGGAAACTGATGACTCCCAGTTTTGACATCTGATGGGCACCCAAGAGCTGCACATGTCCCCTGTGCTCACTCATGCCCTGTGCTCAGGCCAGGCACTGGAGCCAGTTGAGTCCCCAGCTGAGACAGACAATAGCACCCCCAGTTCACACTAATAGTGTATTTATTGGAATATCTCACATGCAGGAACCAAGGAGATGATTTCTGGAGCAAGTTAAACAATGGCAGATTAATACAGTTGTCCTGTCCTTAATGGAATCACTTTCTACATGAATACAGCAATGTTTTAGTGTTGggtttctctgctttttgtgtattttgtttctctttacaTAGTCAATCTCTTTAAACAGTTATGTCCCCTTTCTCCCCCTATCCcattcccaaacaaaaaaatatccAGTATCTTCAGTAAATAAATATTATCCACTTTTATCTGGAAAGCCTACAGCTGTAATATACAGAGAAGCTATTACACAGGTTACGTTTGTAGGGTTAATGACAGCTCATAGGAACATGTATGGAATGAGGAGCTCGTACTCATAAAAACATGGAGCAGGGTGGGACGTTTGGAGTGGCTTTGCCATGGGCTAAAAAGAACTGGCACCGGAGCTTGGTGCTGCTTAAGGCCCATCAGCTCTTGGTGATACACaccctcccctctctccaggtgaggaggaggggtgggcagcctggggctggagcagacAGGTACAGCCTGCTCCAGAAGCTGCAGTttgggagggatggatggaaggtGCTGCGTGGGCACCTGGCAAGGGGACTCTGCCTCATCTCCTTGGCCAGTGGGAGCCCCCAGCAGTGGAAGGGTTACCTCTGAGATGGCTCTAAATCCACTCACTGCTTCattatttccataaaaataacTGTCCTGAGCTGTTTTTTTCCAGGGGAGGCTCCACAAGCCTTGTGGTTAACCTTTAGGAGGTAAACAATGACGGAGCTGgacagggatggatggggatggagataGCACAAGCAGTTCCCACTCCAGGActcccagcagccaggagagACTCAACAACTCATTGGATGAAACAGTGTTGGAAATGCAGCTGTGTTTGCTCCCCTGGGCTCCATGTCCTGTCCTCATGGGTGACGGtaggagggcagggaatggagaaGCAGGAACAGCCAGGACTCCCGTGGAGCTCAGGGAGGGACCATCACTCCTGCCCTGGGCCTAAAACCACGGCCTGGATCTGTTCTTCCACCACTGGAGGGAAACATCTCGCCACCACAGCCAGCTCCGAGTCCTCCATTTCAAAGTGGAAACAGCCAATGTATcccataaaaaaacccaaagtcaaacaaacagaaatcctCACTGTAAATCCTTCAGCTTGGAGGTGCAAAAccagccctgggaatggcagagctggtttgatCAGCATATCCCAGAGACAGAGGCTGTGATAATTGGAAGGGAAAAGGTATGTTGGAGGCTACGTGATGGTCCCAGTATGGACCAGTCTGCATTTATGCTGTTCCCTTTAAGAGACACCATGCTACGTTTTTATGAGCAGTTCTCCTATGAGCCTTACCTACATCCTAAACACCCTAAATGTCTGTACAGCACATTGTTATCTATTACACCTGCTGAAGATGCAGCTGAAATCTACAcagaacaattaaaataaaaaaccccaagaatatatttaaatagaaaCCATTCATTTCTTACATCTCAGCACATGAAGGGTTAACAGAAAAGGTTAAAAAcacactggaaagaaaatatattgacaaaataaatattttaacctAGAAGAGCACATGATTAGAACTTACAAAGGACCCCGAGAATAATTTAGTGTCACTGAGTGTCAAGCTGTGATTCCTACTATGCCTAGAAAGCGCTGGGATGTTATTTCTTATGGAAGGTGGATcaggctgcagctccatccctgtTGTCACATGTGTCGGGGCCACACAAGTCCTCTGACCATTTGCACAGAGGAAACACTTGAAGTGAAAGCGGAGGAAGAATATACTGAGAGGTTGGTCTCCTGAAGTGGAAaaccccttccctttccctcaaACAGTTCCCACCACTCCAGTTTTCTGAAGACCACAAGAGGACAAGGGAAGATGAGATATCCTGATACAGGACATTTGGGAAGCTCTATCGTAGCTCTTGTATTTGTTAAAGGTTTGGGCTAAACCATCCATTCTGTTCCCTTTAGTGCTTCCAGCCCTGAGAGCCAGGTCTGGTGGCTCTGGGCTCCGGACTCATCCAGGGTCCTTCCAAAAGTATGTTTTCTCCCAAGGGAGGCatctcctgggagctgctctaCTTCCAGCAAAGCCATTGCTTGTGCCAACGGCACCTGCCACCCCCTGCAAGCAGTTTCCTGGTTTTCCAGAAGATAACGTGGAGCATCAGCAGGGACCATGGAGTGCCTAAGGCTGCATGCACCAGAAAGGCCTCTCAAGGTGAGCCAACACACACTCTGtatctcccccagccccaccctTCTCATTCCAtctcttttcctcccagctGGAGGGAGCAGTCACTGACAGCTTTGCAGAATCTTCCAGAAAGGGACCAGATTCTCCCTAAAGCAACACCTTGGATGTCCCAGGACAGGTTTAGTGCAACAGAAAGAAGCATTAACAGCACACTGCCCCCAGCAGGTTTTGGTGTAGGGGTGGGGGACAGGaccagcagtcccacagcagtgGGACACAGTGGGGGCTCGGTGACAGCACCGGTGATATCTGTGCCA
This genomic window from Pithys albifrons albifrons isolate INPA30051 chromosome 16, PitAlb_v1, whole genome shotgun sequence contains:
- the SREBF1 gene encoding sterol regulatory element-binding protein 1 isoform X3, which produces MSALAFDDAALEGLAPSLGLSLASDIDTALLSDIDDVLQLINTPDNDFSGLFDSPFGAPDSAVPPGLPSTPGTLNTYLDPSKPPPANPTGSAYAGPAGMTAFPPQPPAPLLPAPALGVKEELSAVPSSQAQPQPQPQPGVMLAPSFIPASSSTFTPQPLVGYQNQHGFSAMQPGSAEQTLPSPLPTPQPSQPVALPGPVQSVAPQQLLTPAAPTTQSVSPQIQSVPVLLHSPFIKADSLLLTAVKTDAGNAKTSTIASLATSASGSATSLQVPALLSGGAILTTVPLVVDADKLPINRLAPSGKAALVQSRGEKRTAHNAIEKRYRSSINDKIVELKDLVLNKSAILRKAIEYIRFLQQSNQKLKQENLALKMAMQKNQPLKDLGRYCSGVTKAEAPMEVVKTEVMEVLTPPPSDMGSPSHRSPLSLIEGSSNSSSDSEPDSPLCDHGKVKQKCPPPSPSSQGMLDRSRMALCTFVFLCLSFNPLASLLRGSNSPGPLVSPDTTGPGRSIMAESVTVEEPWGWSQWLWPTLAFWALNTALVLGAGVRLFVCGEPVTRPHSEPSILFWRHRRQADLDLDRGDFAQGAQHLRTALGALGRPLPASHGDLACSLLWTLLRHLLQRLWVGRWLAACAGGLRRDPPPPAHVRQSAHDAAMAYHRLHQLHLAGKQAGGHLLAINLALSAVNLAECAGDAISVGALAEIYVAAALQIKASLHRCFHFLARPFLCSARRVALSHGGAVPPAMQWLCHPLGHRFFVDGDWAVKGVPRETIYSSAGNPVDPLAQVTQLFREHLLEKALCCVAMPEPGRPTAQGEGRFSDALEYLQLLNGCSDASGTPGPMPSITSSLAAVTGTDPVSKWWASFIGIIIHWLQGDEEGAERLFPLVETMPRALQSSEKPLPRAALHSFRAIRALLSKQDGSQTTLSHCEKGSSCLRESLEMGSPAKCTIDKAVQLLLCDLLLVTRTNLWQQQMNASQQRSCLYQASALELRGFQQDLSSLRRLAQTLRPAMRRVFLHEATARLMARASPTRTHQLLDRSLRRRGVQSSKTAGESESHSTPREHAEALLLACCYLPPSFLAGPGQRMGMLAEAARTLEKLGDRRTLHDCQQMIIKLGSGTTVSSG